One genomic segment of Belonocnema kinseyi isolate 2016_QV_RU_SX_M_011 chromosome 2, B_treatae_v1, whole genome shotgun sequence includes these proteins:
- the LOC117167312 gene encoding titin homolog, producing MVSPSKVQHPERKQRENNTKETGRNSLSRAQNVPKPKLLENKTFYLDIKNHALSAKLEGKIKEFGGTVEVFLVRNVHIVISDRVDKSGQANSDKRKWAYASGGSGGPPSLRSIEVPTPTPTPPTPYFNADGPLSNSTNLRGQPTQRTKSRADAMLERALIQPQQCSVDPLKNAQNWNIPIWAPEKLQTWLDKIYLSHKDTNNLKQSSPPAPSKNLKVKVLKAPYIKFESYHRDTKPVFFELPSWPKINLDGEPGSCPFGTKRRQKKGASASKETKENWEAINIANKEKGKEMTRRPRATATRARRAEQLVAGYCEICRSEYRDLTKHVQSDQHLNFVQNNDNFLSLDTLISTGASVEAFLKLNTLTDIRQDCNLFPNGNHSLRSSVLSEKVDKTAKKVLKNFGVEEIKMVQCNGARRNLDLKLSSPHNLRTREKKECGHLLRSKGRTGDKVEKTSEKLYDKFEGYTIKKRAKGTIWIEEDDPEDKSEDENKKDVNECNDKVLLDLDESELKSHRRSNGHSESNNFIKSEVSRNLIQEIDSKKKKDSGPRINGHEPNENVSHNAKKDSSVKHSALKNSLVKHSSVKDSLVKHSSVKDSSVKHSSVNDSSIKHSSVKDSAVKHSSVKHSSIKDSSVKNSSVKDSPVKQSSVKDSPIKDLNGEMGKYLSKEDKNGVDPCSNDDEEKDCRGFKTPSRGEKDVKDTKDAKAQSIRPSRGEKDLKDSKDEKAQSIRVSRRGGRSCRGRQRTSIEERLIEDVRSYYKVEVVPSKLKSNAIAPTPPVKVVKEVVDEVKKDEGPSSEKPVVVRFKRVRKSELSLLSDEAESFMFGDPRRDDSSEASEGDQSSVLPKETESDREDTMNSINLSSPCNSSLVKQEVMEDSQDSGNMGRARKKRRTQAEALIKDNADYYKFETPGSRLRFQAPMTGIEDLNYDKPDEEECNDEEDSNDGLVPSKPSPEIEKMQFSFEAIPKSEPWYQTYTRQDGGQEFWHYFSESDAQKPFLLPYEIENFHETLFKRLHRSDGRRRSRGRGSGIGRSPRKSPRCHASTLAIMSTIIRKREQQQHTPNLNAIVEEDSQSKSEASSKKDFKQKSDVDEDLQAIAKNIDEMLSAKDFQLQEAEDSFEDIFLPNIEETAVEETQIPKGAPVNLLELLENCHELIPCLENSSCASSDCGEGNGESPLKRRKRRKNRTGWPGNKLRRKLHTKQMAAAYENEKRSEATTQLAAVKEEACERLQAPSSEATSERDIRNSEKRASKSSGSCSFGDCGERRNGSADTPNRRSQSSEDSKSEKLKDETTCSKKDLKGKKESSSETEELASRRDSSKSRKTSLESEEIFSKRDSSKVKKESSSETEEMSSSKRDSSQTSSKTSEGSSGNDENLKTVKKKNYRLPTSSSDRECRSRRVMLNVSPRKRNMTKALIRNRGRRRATGSSESHVVTYKTKCLSRRMQKLSRKRPSGRATSPLVLENENCKKSSYLNMSPRTRLRRVRGGISSDAGDVDCALSERVNSPVGAPIDLQNRRSSIEFQPVVRVMKIEDQVDRDHSILSVKVASNRRLRSSGSSPKSSQPPKKRFKGRGHYSPWLKTS from the exons ATGGTATCGCCATCCAAGGTCCAGCATCCGGAGCGAAAACAGCGGGAAAATAATACCAAGGAAACCGGCAGAAATTCTC tcaGTCGAGCTCAGAACGTTCCGAAGCCAAAGTTACTGGAGAATAAAACGTTTTATTTGGATATTAAGAATCATGCCCTTTCAGCCAAGCTAGAGggaaaaatcaaagaattcgGAGGG ACGGTTGAAGTATTTTTAGTACGAAACGTCCATATTGTGATCAGCGACCGAGTCGATAAATCCGGACAGGCAAATTCAGATAAACGCAAATGGGCTTATGCCAGTGGTGGAAGCGGGGGGCCCCCCTCGCTTCGGAGCATAGAGGTCCCAACTCCAACGCCGACTCCCCCGACACCTTACTTCAATGCTGATGGTCCCCTTTCAAATTCTACGAATCTACGGGGTCAACCTACCCAAAGAACT AAATCGCGAGCGGATGCAATGTTGGAGCGTGCTCTGATACAGCCCCAACAGTGTTCCGTGGATCCGCTTAAAAACGCTCAAAACTGGAATATTCCCATTTGGGCCCCCGAGAAACTCCAAACGTGGCTGGATAAAATCTACTTGTCTCACAAGGATACAAACAATCTGAAACAGAGTAGTCCACCTGCCCCAAGCAAAAATCTTAAAGTCAAAGTCTTAAAGGCGCCTTACATCAAGTTTGAATCTTATCACAG aGACACAAAGCCCGTATTTTTCGAATTGCCATCTTGGCCAAAAATAAACCTGGACGGAGAACCAGGCTCCTGTCCATTTGGCACGAAGCGACGCCAGAAGAAAGGAGCTTCAGCAAGTAAGGAAACTAAGGAAAACTGGGAGGCTATAAACATAGCGAACAAAGAAAAGGGCAAAGAAATGACACGTAGGCCACGGGCCACAGCAACTCGTGCTCGTCGAGCGGAACAATTGGTTGCCGGGTACTGCGAAATTTGCCGCTCAGAGTACAGGGACTTGACGAAGCACGTGCAGAGCGATCAGCATctcaattttgtccaaaataaTGACAATTTTCTCTCCCTAGATACCCTCATTAGCACCGGCGCGAGCGTTGAGGCTTTTTTAAAGCTCAACACTTTAACCGACATTCGGCAGGACTGCAACCTTTTTCCAAACGGTAATCACAGTCTTCGCAGCTCAGTGTTGTCGGAAAAGGTGGACAAGACGGcaaaaaaagtcttgaaaaatttTGGTGTCGAGGAAATCAAAATGGTGCAGTGCAATGGTGCGCGTAGGAATCTTGACTTGAAACTGAGCTCCCCGCACAATCTGCGAACCCGTGAAAAGAAAGAGTGTGGCCATTTGTTGAGATCCAAAGGCAGAACTGGGGACAAAGTTGAGAAGACTAGTGAAAAACTATACGACAAATTTGAGGGTTATACGATTAAGAAACGCGCTAAGGGGACAATCTGGATAGAGGAGGATGATCCGGAGGATAAATCCGAGGACGAGAATAAAAAAGACGTAAACGAGTGCAATGATAAGGTATTATTAGATCTTGACGAATCTGAATTAAAAAGTCATCGCAGGAGCAACGGACACTcggaatcaaacaatttcatcaaGAGTGAAGTCTCTCGAAATCTCATTCAAGAAATCGATAGCAAGAAGAAAAAGGACTCGGGTCCTAGGATAAATGGCCATGAGCCAAACGAGAATGTATCCCACAATGCCAAGAAAGACTCGTCAGTTAAGCATTCTGCACTGAAAAACTCTTTGGTTAAGCATTCTTCGGTCAAAGATTCTCTGGTTAAACATTCTTCGGTCAAAGACTCTTCGGTTAAACATTCTTCGGTCAATGATTCATCAATTAAACATTCATCGGTCAAAGACTCTGCAGTTAAACATTCTTCGGTTAAACATTCTTCAATCAAAgattcttctgttaaaaattcttctgtcaaAGATTCTCCGGTTAAACAGTCTTCAGTCAAAGATTCTCCCATAAAGGATCTCAACGGCGAAATGGGCAAGTATTTGAGCAAAGAGGATAAGAATGGAGTTGATCCATGTTCCAATGATGACGAGGAAAAGGATTGTCGGGGTTTCAAAACGCCGAGTCGGGGAGAAAAAGATGTGAAGGATACTAAAGATGCGAAAGCGCAAAGTATTAGGCCGAGCCGTGGagaaaaagatttgaaggattcgAAAGATGAGAAGGCGCAAAGTATCAGGGTTTCTAGAAGAGGAGGAAGAAGTTGTAGGGGTCGTCAGAGGACATCGATAGAAGAAAGATTGATTGAAGATGTTCGATCCTATTACAAGGTTGAGGTTGTCCCAAGCAAATTGAAGTCGAATGCGATTGCGCCAACTCCCCCTGTGAAGGTAGTCAAAGAAGTTGTTGACGAAGTGAAGAAAGATGAAGGACCTTCGAGCGAAAAGCCGGTTGTGGTGCGTTTTAAGCGTGTGCGAAAATCAGAGCTTTCCTTGCTCAGTGATGAAGCCGAGTCTTTTATGTTTGGAGATCCGAGACGAGACGATTCCAGTGAGGCGAGTGAGGGCGATCAAAGCAGCGTTTTACCAAAAGAGACTGAGAGTGATCGGGAGGATACGATGAATTCGATCAATCTCAGCTCGCCTTGTAACTCGAGTCTCGTGAAGCAGGAAGTCATGGAGGATTCACAGGATTCTGGGAATATGGGCCGAGCGAGAAAAAAGAGGCGGACTCAGGCAGAAGCCCTGATTAAAGACAATGCTGATTATTACAAGTTTGAAACACCTGGAAGCCGGTTGAGGTTTCAAGCACCTATGACGGGAATTGAGGACTTAAATTATGATAAACCGGATGAAGAGGAGTGTAACGATGAAGAGGATTCAAATGATGGACTCGTACCTTCAAAGCCTTCGCCGGAAATTGAGAAAATGCAGTTTTCGTTTGAAGCGATACCGAAATCGGAACCCTGGTACCAAACTTATACACGACAGGATGGGGGCCAAGAATTCTGGCATTATTTTAGCGAGTCCGATGCTCAGAAACCTTTTTTGTTACCTTATGAGATTGAGAATTTTCATGAGACTCTGTTCAAGCGGCTTCATAGGAGTGATGGAAGGAGACGGAGTCGAGGTAGGGGTTCCGGTATTGGACGATCGCCGAGGAAAAGTCCGCGGTGCCATGCATCGACCCTGGCAATTATGTCGACTATTATCAGGAAGAGGGAACAACAACAGCATACGCCGAATTTGAATGCTATTGTTGAGGAAGACAGCCAGTCAAAATCGGAAGCGAGTTCGAagaaggattttaaacaaaagtctGATGTTGATGAGGATCTGCAGGCGATTGCCAAGAATATTGATGAAATGCTGTCTGCGAAGGATTTTCAg CTGCAGGAAGCAGAGGACTCTTTCGAGGATATTTTTCTCCCAAATATAGAGGAGACAGCCGTGGAGGAAACTCAAATACCAAAGGGCGCACCAGTGAATTTACTAGAGTTACTCGAAAATTGCCACGAGCTCATCCCCTGCCTCGAAAACTCGTCCTGTGCGAGTTCCGATTGTGGCGAAGGAAACGGTGAATCTCCTCTGAAACGGCGAAAGCGAAGGAAAAACCGGACTGGCTGGCCAGGAAACAAACTCCGTCGAAAACTCCACACTAAGCAAATGGCAGCAGcttacgaaaatgaaaaaaggtcTGAAGCAACTACTCAACTAGCAGCTGTGAAGGAGGAAGCCTGCGAGAGACTTCAAGCTCCAAGCAGTGAAGCTACGAGCGAGCGAGACATCAGGAATTCAGAAAAACGTGCTTCCAAATCCTCCGGATCGTGTTCATTCGGCGATTGCGGAGAAAGAAGAAATGGATCAGCCGACACTCCGAATCGTAGGAGTCAGAGTTCTGAGGATTCGAAATCCGAAAAGCTAAAGGATGAAACAACTTGTTCGAAAAAAGATTTGAAGGGGAAGAAGGAATCTTCTTCAGAAACCGAAGAACTCGCATCGAGAAGGGATTCTTCGAAGAGCCGGAAGACGTCTTTGGAAAGCGAGGAGATCTTCTCTAAGAGGGATTCGTCAAAGGTGAAGAAAGAATCTTCATCCGAGACCGAGGAAATGTCTTCTTCGAAGAGGGACTCCTCGCAAACTTCCTCGAAAACTTCTGAAGGTTCTTCGGGGAACGACGAGAACTTAAAAAccgtgaagaaaaaaaattaccgtCTCCCAACCTCCTCCTCGGACAGGGAATGCCGCTCAAGGAGAGTCATGCTGAACGTCTCCCCCAGGAAACGCAACATGACAAAGGCTCTGATTAGAAATCGGGGTCGTCGGAGAGCAACCGGGTCATCTGAGTCGCATGTGGTTACTTATAAGACAAAGTGTCTCTCGAGGCGGATGCAGAAATTGTCTCGGAAGCGACCTAGTGGAAGGGCGACATCGCCCTTAGTTCTCGAGAATGAGAATTGTAAGAAAAGCTCGTATTTGAATATGTCTCCGAGGACGAGGTTGAGGAGGGTGAGAGGTGGTATCTCGTCGGATGCTGGCGATGTCGACTGCGCACTCTCAGAACGGGTCAACTCGCCGGTCGGGGCGCCAATCGATTTGCAAAATAGGCGTTCGAGCATCGAGTTTCAACCCGTTGTAAGAGTGATGAAGATCGAAGATCAAGTCGACAGGGACCATAGTATTCTTTCAGTAAAGGTAGCGAGCAATCGAAGGTTAAGAAGTTCCGGTTCTTCCCCTAAATCAAGTCAGCCCCCGAAGAAGAGGTTTAAGGGCAGGGGACATTATAGCCCGTGGTTGAAAACCAGTTGA
- the LOC117168132 gene encoding probable peptide chain release factor C12orf65 homolog, mitochondrial, which yields MASNIPKILQYLSLQFNSLLYRTSIKNSTSFSNPFGDLKKHVHFIQLRFKSYKKNLDLSKVPTLNENDLKEQFVRGSGPGGQSTNKTSNCIVLKHKPTGIVVKCHETRSQLQNQKIAREIMTTKLDNLLNGENSVEYQKKMLMEKSSLERKRRQKKMLELKKSFKEREGLT from the coding sequence ATGGCCTCTAATATCCCAAAAATCTTGCAGTATTTGTCTCTGCAATTTAACAGTCTGCTTTACCGAACTTCGATCAAAAACTCTACAAGTTTTTCAAATCCATTTGGTGATCTGAAAAAACATGTACACTTCATTCAGCTTCGTTTCAAATCGTACAAAAAGAACTTGGATCTCTCAAAAGTGCCAACACTCAATGAAAATGATCTGAAAGAGCAATTTGTTCGAGGAAGTGGTCCAGGAGGACAATCTACAAATAAAACATCAAATTGCATTGTTCTGAAGCATAAACCTACAGGTATAGTCGTAAAATGCCACGAAACCAGAAGTCagttgcaaaatcaaaaaatagcTCGAGAAATCATGACTACGAAATTGGACAATTTGCTGAATGGAGAAAACTCTGTCGAATatcaaaagaaaatgttaatggAAAAGAGTTCCTTGGAAAGGAAAAGGAGGCAGAAGAAAATGTTAGAGTTGAAGAAATCATTTAAAGAACGTGAGGGGCTGACttga